A single window of Desulfovibrio inopinatus DSM 10711 DNA harbors:
- the hpf gene encoding ribosome hibernation-promoting factor, HPF/YfiA family, protein MNISFTFKNFEPSEQLRDYAAKRFEKLDKYVVNTDNADLQVNLGVEKTRQMADVVFTTDRTHISAYHESEDMYATLDLVHDKLEAQLRKINEKLKERRRGERLASVRTHFFSYDDDQVGKSERQIVAIDNYSPKPMSVDEAAMQLDTLKYEFLVFFNSETERINVVYRRKSGDFGLIDPGVEA, encoded by the coding sequence ATGAACATCAGTTTTACCTTCAAGAATTTCGAGCCGTCTGAACAATTGCGCGATTACGCTGCGAAGCGGTTTGAAAAGCTTGATAAGTATGTGGTTAATACGGACAATGCCGACCTGCAGGTTAATCTTGGTGTCGAAAAGACCCGTCAGATGGCCGATGTTGTCTTTACGACGGATCGTACACATATTTCAGCCTACCATGAGTCCGAGGACATGTATGCTACCTTGGATTTGGTACATGATAAGTTGGAAGCCCAGCTTCGTAAAATTAATGAGAAATTGAAGGAGAGACGTCGGGGTGAGCGATTGGCGTCGGTCCGGACTCATTTTTTTAGCTATGATGACGATCAAGTTGGGAAAAGCGAACGCCAAATCGTTGCGATCGATAATTATAGTCCGAAGCCTATGAGCGTGGATGAAGCTGCAATGCAACTCGATACGCTCAAGTATGAATTTCTCGTATTCTTCAATTCAGAAACTGAGCGTATCAATGTCGTTTATCGCCGTAAAAGCGGAGATTTCGGCCTGATCGACCCTGGAGTGGAAGCGTAG
- the rpoN gene encoding RNA polymerase factor sigma-54 encodes MALELRQQLKLSQQLVMTPQLQQAIKLLQLSRVELLETVQTEMLENPLLEEAAEEEKIERAARDERTIDANTTDGAMEKELLKNAEWDDYLGDFSSTGKQATMREFETPEEGMSFEARLSAKTSLEGHLSWQLRLSNLTDHELAIADVVMGNLDSAGYLQATIKDIADMAHAAEDEVERVLHRIQRMDPIGVAARSPKECLLVQLEVLEYDDPVLLELVSEHLEDLEKRRYKPLTKKFKITMDDVKEYLDIIQSLDPYPGASFGSGDPIYVSPDAFVYKYDDEFVILLNEEGLPKLQLSSMYDENARSGGDKDYLQDKMRSAMWLMKSLYQRQRTLYKVLESIVKFQREFFEEGVGKIRPLILKDVADDISMHESTVSRITTSKYVATPHGIFELKFFFNSALGLDDGGSVGSESVKASIKQLIANEDPKKPMSDDAIADILKETLNINIARRTVAKYRTAMNIPSSSKRRQIF; translated from the coding sequence ATGGCACTCGAACTCAGACAACAACTCAAGCTGTCCCAGCAACTTGTTATGACGCCGCAATTACAGCAGGCGATCAAATTATTGCAGCTTTCACGTGTGGAACTCCTTGAGACTGTGCAGACTGAGATGTTGGAGAATCCTCTCCTGGAAGAAGCGGCCGAAGAGGAAAAGATTGAAAGAGCCGCACGCGACGAGCGTACCATTGACGCCAATACCACAGATGGCGCGATGGAAAAAGAGCTTCTGAAGAACGCGGAGTGGGACGATTATCTCGGCGATTTCTCCAGCACAGGCAAACAGGCGACGATGCGGGAATTCGAGACTCCCGAAGAAGGCATGTCGTTTGAAGCCCGATTGTCGGCCAAGACGTCACTGGAGGGGCATTTAAGCTGGCAGTTACGGTTATCCAACCTAACCGACCATGAGCTTGCTATCGCAGACGTCGTTATGGGCAACCTTGATTCGGCCGGCTATCTGCAGGCGACCATCAAGGATATTGCCGATATGGCCCATGCAGCGGAAGACGAGGTAGAGCGGGTTTTGCACCGAATTCAGCGTATGGATCCTATCGGTGTTGCTGCACGGAGTCCGAAAGAATGCCTGCTCGTTCAGCTCGAAGTGTTGGAGTATGACGACCCTGTTCTGCTGGAACTCGTCAGCGAACACCTCGAAGACCTGGAAAAGCGACGGTATAAGCCGCTCACAAAGAAGTTCAAGATAACGATGGATGATGTCAAAGAATATCTCGATATCATTCAATCACTCGACCCGTATCCAGGCGCAAGTTTTGGGTCGGGCGATCCTATCTATGTGAGCCCTGACGCTTTCGTCTATAAATACGATGATGAATTTGTTATTTTGTTGAACGAAGAGGGCTTGCCGAAACTTCAACTCAGCTCCATGTATGACGAAAATGCGCGATCCGGAGGAGATAAAGATTACCTCCAGGACAAAATGCGTTCTGCCATGTGGCTCATGAAAAGTCTCTACCAGCGACAGCGTACGTTATATAAGGTGTTGGAAAGCATCGTGAAATTTCAACGGGAGTTTTTCGAAGAGGGCGTCGGAAAAATTCGGCCTCTGATTCTGAAAGACGTTGCCGATGACATCAGCATGCATGAATCGACGGTTAGCCGAATCACGACAAGCAAGTACGTCGCGACGCCACACGGCATTTTCGAGTTGAAATTTTTCTTCAATAGTGCGCTAGGCCTTGATGATGGTGGTTCGGTTGGCTCGGAGTCTGTCAAAGCATCCATCAAACAGCTTATTGCCAATGAAGACCCCAAGAAGCCCATGAGCGACGATGCCATTGCGGACATTTTGAAGGAAACGCTCAATATCAATATTGCGCGCCGGACGGTGGCAAAATATCGTACAGCCATGAATATTCCATCGTCATCTAAACGTCGCCAAATTTTTTGA
- a CDS encoding KdsC family phosphatase, with protein MSDGPKVIDPKLAAKRVKLFVMDVDGVLTDGGVYYDSQGGTVGRRFNVQDGLGIKIAQAAGLDMAVISGLRSTPVVKRMEELGITEYHGGHLHKLPILEGILEQRGLDFSQVAFLGDDWIDASILKRVGLPMSVPNAQPEILEMAAWITTRRGGDGAVRDAIRFILDAQNRWEPMWRHWSA; from the coding sequence ATGAGCGATGGACCCAAAGTGATTGACCCAAAGTTGGCAGCCAAGCGCGTGAAACTGTTTGTCATGGATGTCGATGGTGTCTTGACCGACGGTGGCGTATACTATGATTCGCAGGGTGGAACCGTTGGCCGCCGCTTTAACGTGCAGGACGGTCTGGGCATTAAAATTGCTCAGGCCGCCGGCTTGGATATGGCTGTTATCAGTGGATTGCGGAGTACTCCGGTCGTCAAACGCATGGAAGAACTTGGCATCACGGAATATCACGGCGGGCACCTTCACAAATTACCAATTCTTGAAGGCATTTTGGAACAGCGAGGATTGGACTTTTCCCAGGTGGCATTTCTCGGTGATGACTGGATTGATGCGAGCATCCTCAAGCGCGTCGGCCTGCCGATGAGCGTTCCGAATGCACAACCTGAAATCCTTGAGATGGCTGCGTGGATCACGACACGACGAGGAGGAGATGGCGCCGTACGAGATGCTATTCGTTTCATTCTTGATGCACAGAATCGATGGGAACCGATGTGGCGACACTGGTCGGCATAA
- a CDS encoding CTP synthase → MKTKFIFVTGGVLSSLGKGLAAASIGALLEARGLKVTIQKLDPYINVDPGTMNPFQHGEVYVTDDGAETDLDLGHYERYLSVAMSQNNNCTSGRIYHTVITKERRGDYLGGTVQVIPHITDEIKRSILGVANDEDVAIIEIGGTVGDIEGQPFLEAIRQMRSELGKENVLYIHLTLVPYLKVAGEVKTKPTQHSVKELRSIGIQPDIIICRSEVDLSSDIKAKIALFCNVDQDAVFCAVDVGNIYEVPLNLYSEGVDQKIAILLRLPAKNANLKAWMELTRKLASPKGSVTIGIVGKYVDLKEAYKSLHESLVHGGVANDVAVELKYVNSEEIDPKNVAAELTGVDGILVPGGFGTRGIRGKIESIRYAREHKIPFLGICLGMQCAVIEYARNVLGLDGADSEEFNPTCADPVIYLMKEWYDFRTKKVERRDEDSAKGGTMRLGAYPCKVRTGTKAYEAYGVEEISERHRHRFEFNKAYYDELEKAGIVFSGVSPDEELVEVIELADHPWFVGSQFHPEFKSRPMNPHPLFRDFVKAAKVYHG, encoded by the coding sequence ATGAAAACAAAATTTATCTTTGTGACGGGCGGCGTGTTGTCGTCGTTAGGGAAAGGCCTGGCTGCCGCCTCCATTGGCGCGCTGCTGGAGGCCCGTGGTCTGAAGGTCACCATCCAGAAACTTGACCCGTATATCAACGTTGACCCCGGCACCATGAACCCCTTCCAGCACGGGGAAGTGTATGTCACCGATGACGGTGCCGAAACCGACCTCGACCTGGGTCATTACGAACGCTACCTCAGCGTGGCTATGAGCCAGAACAACAACTGCACGTCGGGGAGAATTTATCACACGGTTATCACCAAAGAACGCCGCGGTGATTACTTGGGTGGAACTGTCCAGGTGATTCCCCACATTACCGATGAAATTAAACGTTCCATCTTGGGGGTCGCCAATGACGAAGATGTCGCTATTATCGAAATCGGCGGCACCGTTGGGGATATCGAAGGGCAGCCGTTCCTGGAAGCCATTCGACAGATGCGGTCTGAACTCGGAAAAGAAAACGTTCTCTATATCCACCTGACACTTGTGCCGTATCTGAAAGTAGCCGGTGAAGTAAAAACCAAACCGACACAACACAGTGTTAAAGAACTGCGCAGCATCGGTATTCAACCCGACATCATTATATGTCGGAGTGAAGTCGACCTTTCGTCCGATATTAAAGCCAAGATTGCCTTGTTCTGTAACGTTGATCAGGACGCTGTGTTCTGTGCAGTCGATGTTGGCAATATCTATGAGGTTCCATTGAATCTCTATTCTGAAGGAGTCGATCAGAAGATTGCCATTTTGCTCCGCCTGCCGGCCAAGAACGCCAATTTGAAAGCGTGGATGGAGTTGACCCGCAAGCTCGCCAGTCCCAAAGGCTCGGTGACCATCGGGATTGTCGGGAAGTACGTTGACCTCAAAGAAGCCTACAAAAGTTTGCATGAATCTTTGGTTCATGGCGGTGTGGCCAATGATGTTGCCGTGGAACTCAAGTACGTCAATTCCGAAGAAATCGACCCGAAAAACGTGGCTGCCGAGTTGACCGGTGTTGATGGCATTTTGGTTCCCGGTGGCTTTGGGACACGCGGTATTCGTGGAAAAATTGAATCCATTCGCTATGCTCGCGAACATAAAATCCCCTTTCTCGGCATATGCCTGGGCATGCAATGCGCTGTGATTGAATATGCGAGAAATGTTCTTGGGCTTGATGGTGCCGATTCCGAGGAATTTAATCCGACATGTGCTGATCCGGTCATTTATCTGATGAAGGAATGGTACGATTTCAGAACAAAGAAAGTGGAACGCCGCGACGAAGATTCGGCCAAAGGCGGAACCATGCGGCTCGGCGCCTATCCATGCAAGGTTCGAACTGGAACAAAGGCGTACGAAGCGTACGGCGTTGAAGAAATTTCGGAACGCCATCGGCATCGTTTCGAATTTAATAAAGCCTACTACGACGAACTCGAAAAAGCAGGCATCGTGTTCAGTGGGGTGTCCCCGGACGAAGAGCTTGTTGAAGTCATCGAATTGGCTGACCATCCCTGGTTTGTCGGCAGTCAGTTCCATCCGGAGTTTAAAAGCCGCCCCATGAATCCACACCCGTTGTTTCGCGATTTCGTCAAAGCCGCCAAGGTGTATCATGGGTAA
- a CDS encoding phosphoribosylformylglycinamidine synthase subunit PurQ, translated as MPQVKTAVITGYGTNCEAESAHAATIAGSDETTIMYFSDIKAGRHRLDAYNFLVFPGGFLDGDDLGAAQAGALRWKYAKTEDGAPLLDQLKDFLDRGGIILGICNGFQLLVKLGLLPAVDKNYFTRSLTLSANDSARFEDRWVWLRANQNSPCVFTKGVDALELPVRHGEGKVIPKEDAVLQALCDNNLIALQYTLPNVSEPTQEYPYNPNGSPLGIAGLTDPSGRILGLMPHPEAFNHPTNHPNWTRGARPTLGTVLFENGVNYLRQNG; from the coding sequence ATGCCCCAGGTAAAAACGGCCGTCATTACCGGATATGGCACCAATTGTGAAGCAGAATCTGCACACGCCGCCACAATTGCCGGTTCCGACGAAACGACAATCATGTATTTTTCCGACATCAAAGCCGGCCGCCATCGCCTTGATGCGTATAATTTCCTTGTATTTCCCGGTGGATTCCTCGATGGCGACGATCTGGGAGCGGCTCAGGCCGGAGCACTTCGCTGGAAGTATGCGAAAACCGAAGATGGTGCGCCACTTCTTGATCAGCTCAAAGATTTTCTTGATCGCGGCGGCATCATCCTGGGGATTTGCAACGGCTTTCAGTTGCTCGTCAAACTCGGTCTTTTGCCTGCCGTTGACAAGAACTATTTTACTCGATCGTTAACACTGTCGGCCAATGATTCAGCTCGATTCGAAGACCGCTGGGTATGGCTCCGCGCCAATCAGAATTCCCCCTGTGTCTTCACCAAAGGTGTCGACGCACTGGAATTACCTGTCCGTCATGGCGAAGGTAAAGTCATCCCGAAGGAAGATGCTGTCTTGCAAGCGCTGTGTGACAACAATCTTATTGCGCTTCAATATACGTTGCCCAACGTATCAGAACCGACACAGGAATATCCCTACAATCCGAATGGCTCACCGCTGGGTATTGCCGGATTGACCGATCCGTCAGGCCGCATCCTCGGATTGATGCCACACCCTGAAGCGTTCAATCATCCGACCAACCACCCGAACTGGACGCGCGGCGCACGGCCAACACTGGGGACGGTGCTGTTTGAAAACGGCGTCAACTATCTGCGCCAAAACGGCTAA
- the tadA gene encoding tRNA adenosine(34) deaminase TadA, which yields MTLPLPSPPPGWTSWEQAMRLALEQAERAGRHDDVPVGAVIIGAGGELLAEAGNETIRRNDPTAHAEIVALRRAATALSNYRLTDTVMCVTLEPCLMCVGALVHARVKTLIYGATDPKTGAARSKLDGFDLPFLNHRVEVIPGLLEEECSQLIKDFFRQRRAKKNA from the coding sequence GTGACACTCCCTCTGCCCTCCCCGCCGCCTGGCTGGACCTCCTGGGAACAGGCCATGCGTCTTGCCCTGGAGCAAGCCGAACGTGCCGGCCGTCATGACGACGTGCCGGTCGGCGCGGTCATCATCGGGGCGGGCGGAGAGCTGTTGGCCGAAGCCGGAAATGAAACCATCCGGCGCAACGACCCGACGGCCCACGCCGAAATCGTTGCCCTGCGCCGAGCGGCAACCGCCCTGTCGAACTACCGACTCACCGACACAGTCATGTGCGTCACGCTCGAACCCTGTCTGATGTGCGTGGGGGCGCTGGTGCATGCCCGCGTCAAAACGCTTATATACGGCGCAACCGACCCCAAAACCGGTGCGGCCCGCTCCAAACTGGACGGTTTCGATCTTCCCTTCCTCAATCACCGGGTCGAAGTCATTCCCGGTCTGCTCGAGGAAGAATGCTCTCAACTGATAAAAGATTTCTTTCGTCAACGACGAGCCAAGAAAAATGCTTGA
- a CDS encoding Arm DNA-binding domain-containing protein: MALTDIAIKNAKPGPKPQRLKDERGLFLEVRPNSSKWWGFRCFFGGKEKMISLGVYPNVTLKEARERRDEARKLLANGINPSEARKAEKAETQAEAITFELVARERHGKYKPTGVLPIASIQFNASKTTFSLLLGQDLYKT, from the coding sequence ATGGCCTTAACGGACATCGCTATCAAGAACGCAAAGCCGGGACCGAAGCCACAACGGTTGAAGGACGAACGCGGTCTTTTTCTGGAAGTGCGTCCCAATTCCTCAAAGTGGTGGGGATTTCGCTGTTTCTTTGGCGGCAAGGAAAAAATGATTTCTCTTGGTGTCTATCCTAACGTGACATTGAAAGAGGCCCGTGAACGACGTGACGAAGCTCGGAAACTTCTTGCCAACGGCATCAACCCAAGCGAGGCCCGAAAAGCAGAGAAGGCCGAAACGCAAGCAGAAGCCATAACCTTCGAGCTTGTGGCGCGTGAACGGCACGGAAAGTACAAGCCGACCGGAGTGCTTCCCATAGCCTCGATACAATTCAACGCCTCGAAAACAACATTTTCTCTTCTCTTGGGGCAAGACCTATACAAGACTTGA
- a CDS encoding diguanylate cyclase domain-containing protein, which yields MSFFVNVRVVFPLVATILFGRNNGLGILPDNETYEAVAVIGLVGGEKFIIILPNTDIEGAQRMAEEIREAVASMAIPHEKSTVESYVTLSLGVASAIPQENIPPEKLVIKADEALYAAKAAGRNCVCS from the coding sequence ATGTCGTTCTTTGTAAATGTGCGTGTCGTATTTCCTCTCGTTGCGACGATTCTTTTTGGGAGGAATAACGGGCTTGGCATTCTGCCCGATAACGAGACTTATGAAGCTGTTGCAGTCATAGGCCTTGTCGGCGGCGAAAAATTCATCATTATCTTGCCCAATACCGACATAGAAGGCGCTCAAAGAATGGCCGAAGAAATACGAGAGGCTGTCGCCAGCATGGCGATTCCTCATGAAAAATCCACTGTCGAGAGCTATGTCACCCTCTCTCTTGGCGTGGCTTCAGCCATACCGCAAGAAAACATTCCCCCAGAAAAACTCGTGATCAAAGCTGACGAAGCGTTATACGCGGCGAAGGCGGCGGGACGAAATTGCGTCTGCAGCTGA
- a CDS encoding zinc ribbon domain-containing protein YjdM, protein METIPNCPQCNCEYVYHDGSMYVCPECALEFQAADAAADAGEKVYKDANGAVLVDGDTVIIMQDLKVKGASGPIKKGTKVKNIKLIEPTDGVHDISCKIPGFGAMFLKTSVVKKG, encoded by the coding sequence ATGGAGACAATACCCAACTGTCCGCAGTGCAACTGCGAATATGTGTACCACGACGGCAGCATGTACGTTTGCCCCGAGTGCGCCCTGGAGTTCCAAGCTGCTGATGCAGCCGCCGACGCGGGAGAAAAGGTGTACAAGGACGCCAACGGCGCTGTTTTAGTCGATGGCGATACGGTCATCATCATGCAGGATTTGAAGGTGAAAGGCGCTTCCGGCCCCATCAAGAAGGGCACGAAGGTGAAAAACATCAAACTGATCGAGCCCACAGACGGCGTACACGACATTTCCTGCAAGATTCCCGGCTTCGGGGCGATGTTTCTCAAAACATCGGTCGTCAAGAAAGGCTAA
- a CDS encoding ACP S-malonyltransferase, whose protein sequence is MTKSEASLGLLFPGQGAHGPTMLNSVANYNKLNEFSEPILKELDAKSLADIVSDPKQINQNKTSSLLTVLVSALMLEMWRTSEKSEFTYSAGYSVGQWTAIYAAGGVSYQQLIRIVAKRSEFMNQCIEKTPSGMMAVIGVPEILVEEFCESIRKEGHFITISNYNCARQYSLAGTLEAIEIALEKIQDLSPKKVVQLPVSGGWHCSILNEASTQFFEYLRQEPIDTFTTPVLDNVTGEFLPTDENLLKKTLAKQISTPVQWEKCIQHLIENGCNEFIEIGYGQILTMFGLFINRHIRNISYSMQLEKR, encoded by the coding sequence ATGACGAAGTCTGAAGCATCACTGGGGTTACTCTTTCCTGGCCAAGGGGCTCATGGCCCAACAATGCTCAATTCTGTTGCAAATTATAACAAGCTTAATGAATTTTCTGAACCAATCTTGAAAGAACTTGATGCCAAATCCCTTGCAGATATTGTTTCCGATCCCAAACAAATCAACCAGAATAAAACAAGCAGTTTATTAACTGTTCTCGTCAGTGCATTAATGTTGGAGATGTGGAGAACATCAGAAAAATCAGAATTTACCTACTCTGCGGGATACAGTGTTGGACAATGGACGGCAATATATGCGGCTGGTGGCGTATCGTATCAACAATTAATAAGAATTGTTGCAAAACGATCTGAGTTTATGAACCAATGTATAGAAAAAACACCAAGTGGCATGATGGCTGTTATTGGTGTTCCAGAAATTCTTGTAGAAGAATTTTGCGAGTCAATAAGAAAAGAAGGACATTTTATTACAATAAGTAATTACAACTGTGCAAGACAATATAGTTTAGCTGGCACATTGGAAGCTATTGAAATCGCGCTAGAGAAAATCCAAGATTTATCACCGAAAAAAGTCGTACAATTGCCTGTCAGCGGGGGGTGGCACTGCTCTATTCTCAACGAAGCCAGCACCCAATTTTTCGAATATCTCAGACAAGAACCAATCGATACATTCACGACTCCAGTACTAGACAATGTCACGGGAGAGTTTCTCCCCACTGATGAAAACCTTCTGAAAAAGACACTTGCGAAACAAATTAGCACCCCCGTACAATGGGAAAAATGTATTCAGCATTTGATAGAAAATGGATGTAATGAATTTATTGAAATAGGTTACGGACAAATACTGACGATGTTCGGTCTATTCATTAATAGACATATCCGCAATATATCGTATTCAATGCAATTAGAAAAAAGATAA
- a CDS encoding DegT/DnrJ/EryC1/StrS family aminotransferase, which produces MAKTYDNTEPLVIEGGKKRFHKNLSASTPVPEAAIQKVVEILKSGELFRYGCNAPIESEAALLERDFAHYIGTKYALAVNSCSSALFISLLSAGLQPGDKVLVPGFTFTAVPSSITHAGGQPVLVECNSNYTINLKDLRRKMSCGAKYIVLSHMRGHISDMDTVITLCRKNNICLIEDAAHSLGAKYNDQPIGTFGLTGCFSFQSHKMINAGEGGMLITNDDEIIAKAILYSGSYEKSYKKHFIGSNIISQFEKKIPSYNLRISNVTAAIARAQIPLIDDNGRKYNKNYKILYNIIRHSDYIELPETSSTVYKIHDSAQFNLVGLSKEKISRFVELMKMQNIDISVFGIEENNARCYWNWKYIRENHDLPNTKCMLIVACDLKLPLYLEENDMVIIGETILQVLDYISKK; this is translated from the coding sequence TTGGCAAAGACGTACGACAATACCGAGCCCCTTGTTATTGAAGGGGGGAAGAAAAGATTTCACAAAAATTTATCAGCTTCAACTCCCGTACCAGAAGCTGCAATCCAAAAAGTTGTAGAGATCCTAAAATCTGGAGAACTTTTTCGATACGGATGCAATGCTCCCATTGAGTCCGAAGCCGCCCTCCTTGAAAGAGACTTCGCACACTATATAGGGACAAAATATGCCCTTGCCGTCAACTCATGCTCTAGTGCTCTTTTTATTTCACTCTTGAGTGCAGGCCTACAACCAGGCGATAAAGTCCTTGTTCCAGGATTTACATTTACCGCTGTTCCAAGCAGTATCACCCACGCCGGAGGCCAACCTGTTTTGGTTGAGTGCAATTCAAACTATACGATTAATCTGAAAGACCTTCGTCGTAAAATGTCGTGTGGCGCAAAATACATTGTACTTTCTCATATGAGAGGTCACATTTCTGATATGGACACTGTTATTACGTTATGTCGTAAGAACAATATATGTCTCATTGAAGATGCGGCCCACAGCCTTGGAGCAAAATATAACGACCAGCCCATTGGAACTTTTGGCCTTACTGGTTGCTTCAGCTTTCAGTCGCACAAAATGATCAACGCGGGTGAAGGTGGCATGCTTATTACAAATGATGACGAAATTATTGCAAAAGCAATTTTGTATTCTGGTTCTTATGAAAAATCCTATAAAAAACACTTTATCGGCAGTAACATCATCTCTCAATTCGAAAAGAAAATTCCAAGCTACAACTTGAGAATATCCAATGTTACCGCTGCAATAGCACGAGCTCAAATTCCATTAATTGATGATAATGGGAGAAAATACAATAAAAATTACAAAATTCTTTACAATATAATTCGGCACTCTGACTATATCGAATTACCCGAAACATCTTCTACTGTATATAAAATACACGATTCAGCACAGTTTAACCTTGTTGGACTTTCAAAAGAAAAAATAAGCCGGTTTGTCGAATTAATGAAGATGCAAAACATTGACATCTCCGTTTTTGGCATCGAAGAAAATAATGCACGATGCTATTGGAACTGGAAATATATCCGAGAAAACCATGATTTACCAAACACAAAATGTATGCTCATTGTCGCATGTGACTTGAAACTTCCTTTGTATCTTGAAGAAAATGATATGGTCATCATTGGCGAAACAATTCTACAAGTCCTAGACTACATCTCAAAAAAGTAA
- a CDS encoding acyl carrier protein: MSTDMSSLKQWIKNYLAVLIDEPIEKIDTNDPLSSFDMDSVDAVIMGTKLEEEFGITIHPEMFLDVAASIKELCERILQIDYSDSNHKEEKVS; encoded by the coding sequence ATGTCTACAGATATGAGTTCTCTCAAACAATGGATAAAAAATTACTTGGCCGTGTTGATCGATGAACCCATCGAAAAAATCGATACGAATGATCCTCTGTCTTCATTTGATATGGACTCAGTGGACGCTGTCATTATGGGAACAAAATTAGAAGAAGAATTTGGAATTACTATCCATCCAGAGATGTTTTTAGATGTAGCAGCCTCAATCAAAGAACTCTGTGAACGTATTCTTCAAATAGATTATTCAGACTCGAACCATAAAGAAGAAAAAGTCTCTTAA
- a CDS encoding YheC/YheD family protein, with amino-acid sequence MPTPRIGYVSFRTDIQKAMPPMRLRALHAEAILHGARIELLDWSDFREDSDKILVWTWSPSGWQSERKYLSDITVIVGSPVNEQQRRLIEWIKATRPYIYDIGINKLKLAALLHSTQYERYLIPDAQIPKEESGEFIANFLTKYGSSVIKRSNANKGVGLLFVLKEQSGWRISDKKNIIFTLTEIVNEIMSRIKGRLAYRDFVIQKYIKSTATDGRAADIRAHVQRGYDQTWGITRVYVRLAEVGSLATNISLGGYQGPLMKYLELRKNRSASEIEAEIQQAALEIAEIQSATSPHPLSELGLDFLLDDEDKIWLVETNTHPQSSLHEHERAIDTVNYALALAGLKSNISVEK; translated from the coding sequence ATGCCTACTCCTCGTATTGGCTACGTATCGTTTCGAACAGATATACAAAAAGCCATGCCCCCTATGCGCCTTCGCGCCTTACATGCAGAGGCTATCCTCCACGGTGCTAGAATTGAACTCCTGGACTGGTCAGACTTTCGTGAAGACAGTGACAAAATTTTAGTGTGGACATGGAGTCCCAGCGGTTGGCAAAGTGAGCGGAAATATCTCTCAGATATAACAGTAATTGTTGGTAGCCCTGTCAATGAACAACAACGCCGACTCATCGAATGGATAAAAGCAACGCGTCCTTATATTTATGACATTGGTATTAATAAACTCAAGCTCGCTGCCCTGCTACACAGCACCCAATATGAGCGTTACCTCATTCCTGATGCCCAGATCCCCAAGGAAGAGAGCGGAGAATTTATTGCAAACTTCCTCACAAAGTATGGCAGCTCCGTTATTAAGCGAAGTAATGCGAACAAAGGAGTTGGCCTGCTTTTTGTATTGAAGGAACAGTCTGGCTGGCGGATAAGCGACAAGAAAAATATTATTTTTACACTTACAGAAATTGTCAATGAAATCATGAGCCGCATAAAAGGGCGTCTCGCGTATAGAGATTTCGTGATTCAAAAATATATAAAATCAACAGCAACTGATGGTCGTGCAGCAGATATTCGCGCACATGTGCAGCGTGGTTATGACCAAACCTGGGGTATCACGCGAGTCTATGTACGCTTGGCTGAAGTCGGCTCACTGGCAACCAATATCAGCCTTGGAGGATACCAAGGTCCGTTGATGAAGTACCTTGAACTTAGAAAAAACAGATCGGCCTCTGAGATAGAAGCAGAAATACAGCAAGCAGCCCTTGAAATAGCCGAGATTCAAAGCGCGACATCGCCACACCCTTTATCTGAACTGGGGCTCGACTTTTTGTTGGATGATGAAGATAAAATCTGGTTGGTAGAAACCAATACCCACCCCCAGTCTTCTTTGCATGAACATGAAAGAGCTATAGATACAGTAAATTATGCCTTAGCACTGGCAGGACTCAAATCCAATATCAGTGTAGAGAAATGA